One window from the genome of Erwinia sorbitola encodes:
- the eptB gene encoding kdo(2)-lipid A phosphoethanolamine 7''-transferase — MNSIKMFTQQKLSLLLAVYIGLFLNLPVFYRRFDSFLIKFEMMQWLSALAEVVAAVLLTFFLLRVLSLGGKKFWRITASLMVLISVSASYYMAFFNVVIGYGIVASVMTTDTDLSKEVVGYHFVLYMILVSLIPLALIWWSSLRMTLLEQLKTPGQRITPLLTLLLALLLTWGPIRYFDKIQSSNEKLTNIDLPSYGGVVAHSYLPSNWLTAAGLFAYTSYDEKMDSDDLFDPAKNFTYTAPKGLDDTYVVFVIGETTRWDHMGLLGYERDNTPKLSKEKNLVAFRGESCDTSTKLSLRCMFVREGGTMDNPGRTLKEQNVFSVLKSLGFSSDLFAMQSEVWFYNNTNADSYAFREQIGSEKRNQGKSVDDMLLIPELKSSIDDHPKGKHLVILHTKGSHYLYSQRYPRDFARYQPECMGVDDTCSKEMLINAYDNSILYVDTMLDSVFDQLRDKKAIVFYAADHGESISENMHLHGTPRSMAPPEQFRVPMIVWASDKYLADPNNKSAFERLQAEQKAGKTHRHVELFDTILGCLGYTSANGGIKQANNWCADPKQP, encoded by the coding sequence ATGAATTCTATTAAAATGTTTACCCAGCAGAAGTTATCGCTATTGCTGGCTGTCTACATCGGGCTGTTTTTGAATCTTCCAGTATTTTATCGTCGGTTTGATTCCTTTCTAATAAAGTTTGAAATGATGCAATGGCTGTCAGCTCTGGCTGAAGTGGTGGCAGCGGTTCTGCTGACCTTCTTCCTGCTGCGCGTGCTGTCGCTTGGCGGCAAAAAATTCTGGCGCATTACCGCCAGCCTGATGGTGTTGATATCCGTCTCAGCCAGTTACTACATGGCATTCTTTAACGTGGTGATTGGCTACGGCATTGTCGCCTCGGTGATGACCACGGATACCGACCTGTCTAAAGAGGTAGTGGGCTACCACTTTGTCCTCTATATGATTCTGGTGAGCCTGATCCCGCTGGCGTTGATCTGGTGGAGCAGTCTGCGTATGACGCTGCTGGAGCAGCTTAAAACGCCAGGGCAGCGTATTACGCCATTACTGACGTTACTGCTGGCACTGCTGCTGACCTGGGGACCGATTCGCTATTTCGATAAGATCCAAAGCTCCAATGAGAAGCTGACCAATATTGACCTGCCGAGTTATGGCGGCGTAGTGGCGCACTCCTATCTGCCGTCCAACTGGTTAACGGCGGCGGGGCTGTTTGCCTATACCAGCTACGACGAGAAAATGGACAGCGATGACCTGTTCGACCCGGCGAAAAACTTCACCTATACCGCGCCGAAAGGGCTGGATGACACCTACGTGGTGTTTGTGATTGGGGAAACTACCCGCTGGGATCATATGGGCCTGCTGGGCTATGAGCGTGACAACACGCCTAAGCTGTCGAAAGAGAAGAACCTGGTCGCATTCCGTGGTGAATCCTGCGATACCTCCACCAAGCTCTCTCTGCGCTGCATGTTTGTGCGCGAGGGGGGAACCATGGATAACCCGGGCCGTACGCTGAAAGAGCAAAACGTCTTTTCGGTGCTGAAATCACTGGGCTTCAGCTCGGATCTCTTCGCCATGCAGAGCGAGGTGTGGTTCTACAACAACACTAATGCAGACAGCTACGCCTTCCGCGAGCAGATTGGTTCAGAGAAACGTAACCAGGGTAAATCAGTGGACGATATGCTGCTGATACCGGAGCTGAAATCATCTATTGATGACCACCCTAAAGGCAAGCATCTGGTTATTCTGCACACCAAAGGTTCTCACTATCTCTATTCCCAGCGCTATCCGCGTGATTTCGCCCGCTACCAGCCGGAGTGCATGGGCGTGGACGATACCTGTAGCAAAGAGATGCTGATTAACGCCTACGACAACTCCATTCTGTATGTCGATACCATGCTGGACAGCGTCTTCGATCAGCTGCGCGATAAGAAAGCGATTGTGTTTTACGCCGCCGATCACGGTGAGTCGATTAGCGAAAACATGCACCTGCACGGCACGCCACGCAGTATGGCTCCGCCGGAGCAGTTCCGTGTGCCAATGATTGTCTGGGCATCGGATAAGTACCTGGCAGATCCGAACAATAAGAGTGCTTTTGAGCGCTTACAGGCCGAGCAGAAAGCGGGTAAAACTCACCGCCATGTTGAGCTGTTTGACACCATTCTGGGTTGCCTGGGCTACACTTCAGCCAACGGTGGCATTAAGCAGGCCAACAACTGGTGCGCCGATCCAAAACAGCCTTAA
- the dppA gene encoding dipeptide ABC transporter periplasmic-binding protein DppA, producing the protein MTISLAKSGMLKVGLSAIALLMATGVQAKTLVYCSEGSPEGFNPQLFTSGTTYDASSRQIYNRLVEFTIGTTELHPALAEKWDVSADGKTYTFHLRKGVKWQTTKDFKPTRDFNADDVVFTFERQLDKNNKYHGVSGGSYEYFDGMDMPNLISKVVKVDDNTVRFELTRPESPFLADLGMDFASILSAEYADNMLKAGTPEKVDLNPVGTGPFQLQQYQKDSRILYKANPNYWGTKPKIDRLVFSITPDASVRYAKMQKGECQVMPYPNPADIARMKQDKNINLLEQPGLNVGYLSFNVEKKPLDNLKVRQALTMAVNKKAIIEAVYQGAGQEAKNLIPPTMWGYNDAVQDYPYDPVKAKALLKDAGMADGFAIDLWAMPVQRPYNPNARRMAEMIQNDWAKIGVKAKIVTYEWGEYLKRAKAGEHQTVMMGWTGDNGDPDNFFATLFSCAAAKDGSNYSRWCDKSFEDLIQPARATDDHNKRIELYKQAQVVMHDQAPALIVAHSTVYEPVSKKVSGYVVDPLGGHYFAQVDIKE; encoded by the coding sequence ATGACTATTTCCCTGGCTAAATCCGGGATGCTGAAAGTCGGTCTCAGCGCGATCGCGCTGTTAATGGCTACAGGTGTTCAGGCGAAGACCCTGGTTTATTGTTCTGAAGGTTCGCCTGAAGGTTTTAACCCACAGTTATTTACCTCTGGCACCACCTATGACGCCAGCTCACGTCAGATTTATAACCGTCTGGTGGAATTCACCATTGGTACCACTGAATTACATCCGGCTCTGGCAGAAAAATGGGATGTGAGCGCAGATGGCAAAACTTACACTTTCCACCTGCGTAAGGGCGTGAAGTGGCAGACCACTAAAGACTTTAAACCAACGCGCGACTTTAACGCCGATGACGTGGTGTTCACCTTTGAGCGCCAGCTGGATAAAAATAACAAGTATCACGGTGTTTCTGGCGGCAGCTACGAATACTTTGACGGCATGGATATGCCGAACCTGATCAGCAAAGTTGTGAAAGTGGATGACAATACGGTTCGTTTCGAACTGACGCGTCCGGAGTCACCTTTCCTCGCAGACCTGGGTATGGACTTCGCCTCAATCTTGTCCGCTGAGTACGCAGATAACATGCTGAAAGCCGGTACGCCGGAAAAAGTGGATCTCAACCCGGTCGGTACTGGCCCGTTCCAGTTACAGCAGTACCAGAAAGACTCCCGCATTCTGTATAAAGCCAACCCGAACTACTGGGGCACCAAGCCGAAAATTGATCGCCTGGTGTTCTCCATCACCCCGGATGCCTCCGTACGTTACGCCAAAATGCAAAAAGGCGAATGTCAGGTGATGCCGTACCCGAACCCGGCTGATATTGCGCGTATGAAGCAGGATAAGAATATCAACCTGCTGGAGCAGCCTGGCCTCAACGTCGGCTATCTGTCGTTTAACGTTGAGAAAAAACCGCTGGATAACCTGAAAGTACGTCAGGCGCTGACCATGGCGGTGAACAAGAAAGCAATTATCGAAGCGGTCTACCAGGGCGCCGGGCAGGAAGCGAAAAACCTGATCCCGCCAACCATGTGGGGCTACAACGATGCAGTACAGGACTATCCGTACGATCCGGTAAAAGCCAAAGCACTGCTGAAAGATGCAGGCATGGCGGATGGCTTCGCTATCGACCTGTGGGCGATGCCGGTACAGCGTCCGTACAACCCGAACGCGCGTCGTATGGCAGAAATGATTCAGAACGACTGGGCGAAAATTGGTGTGAAAGCCAAGATCGTCACCTACGAGTGGGGCGAGTATCTGAAGCGTGCTAAAGCCGGTGAACACCAGACCGTGATGATGGGCTGGACTGGCGACAATGGGGATCCGGATAACTTCTTCGCTACCCTGTTCAGCTGCGCAGCGGCAAAAGATGGCTCGAACTATTCACGCTGGTGCGACAAGTCGTTTGAAGATCTGATCCAGCCGGCACGCGCCACGGACGATCACAACAAACGCATTGAGCTGTACAAACAGGCTCAGGTCGTGATGCATGACCAGGCACCTGCGCTGATTGTTGCGCACTCTACGGTCTACGAGCCGGTGAGTAAAAAAGTCTCAGGCTATGTTGTCGACCCGCTGGGTGGCCACTACTTCGCCCAGGTAGATATCAAGGAATAA
- the dppB gene encoding dipeptide ABC transporter permease DppB, whose amino-acid sequence MLQFILRRLGLVIPTFIGITLLTFAFVHMIPGDPVMIMVGERGISPERHAQLMAQLGLDKPLWQQYITYINGVMHGDLGISLKSRVPVWQEFVPRFKATLELGICAMLFAVAVGIPVGVLAAVKRGSIFDHTAVGISLTGYSMPIFWWGMMLIMLVSVQLNLTPVSGRIGDTVFLDDSLPLTGFMLIDTLFWGEPGDFKDAVMHMILPAIVLGTIPLAVIVRMTRSAMLEVLGEDYIRTARAKGLTPMRVIVVHALRNAMLPVVTVIGLQVGTLLAGAILTETIFSWPGLGRWLIDALQRRDYPVVQGGVLMVATLIIVVNLLVDVLYGVVNPRIRHKK is encoded by the coding sequence ATGTTGCAGTTCATACTCCGACGCTTGGGACTTGTTATCCCAACGTTTATCGGTATCACCCTGTTAACCTTCGCGTTTGTGCATATGATCCCCGGCGACCCGGTAATGATCATGGTGGGCGAACGTGGTATCTCACCAGAACGTCATGCGCAGTTAATGGCCCAGCTCGGTCTGGATAAGCCACTCTGGCAGCAGTACATCACCTATATCAACGGCGTCATGCATGGTGACCTCGGCATATCACTGAAAAGCCGTGTGCCGGTATGGCAGGAGTTCGTCCCGCGCTTTAAGGCTACACTTGAGCTGGGCATCTGCGCGATGCTGTTTGCCGTTGCCGTTGGCATCCCGGTTGGCGTACTGGCGGCTGTTAAACGCGGTTCCATTTTTGACCACACCGCAGTAGGCATCTCCCTGACGGGTTACTCGATGCCGATTTTCTGGTGGGGCATGATGCTGATTATGCTGGTTTCGGTGCAGCTCAACCTGACGCCGGTCTCCGGACGTATCGGCGATACGGTATTCCTCGATGACAGCCTGCCGTTAACCGGCTTTATGCTGATAGACACCCTGTTCTGGGGCGAGCCTGGCGACTTCAAAGATGCCGTGATGCATATGATCCTGCCTGCCATTGTGCTGGGCACTATTCCACTGGCGGTGATTGTACGTATGACGCGCTCGGCGATGCTGGAAGTGCTGGGCGAAGACTATATCCGTACCGCGCGCGCCAAAGGGCTGACGCCGATGCGCGTGATCGTGGTGCATGCATTACGTAACGCCATGCTGCCGGTGGTGACGGTGATTGGCCTTCAGGTCGGTACGCTGCTTGCGGGTGCCATCCTGACGGAAACCATCTTCTCCTGGCCTGGCCTGGGGCGCTGGTTAATCGACGCACTCCAGCGCCGCGACTACCCGGTGGTTCAGGGTGGGGTGCTGATGGTCGCCACGTTGATTATCGTCGTCAACCTGCTGGTCGACGTGCTTTATGGCGTGGTCAATCCGCGCATCCGTCACAAGAAATAA
- the dppC gene encoding dipeptide ABC transporter permease DppC yields the protein MSVVDPGSVNAAPKPMTPLQEFWHYFKRNKGAVIGLAYVLLMIIIAVFANVLAPHAPAEQFRDALLRPPAWQEGGSWQYIFGTDDVGRDVLSRLMYGARLSLLVGCLVVVLSLIFGVIFGLIAGYVGGAVDAAIMRLVDIMLALPSLLLALVLVAIFGPSIVNASIALTFVALPHYIRLTRAAVLVEVTRDYVTASRVAGAGAVRQMFVNILPNCLAPLIVQASLGFSNAILDMAALGFLGMGAQPPTPEWGTMLSDVLQFAQSAWWVVTFPGVAILLTVLAFNLMGDGLRDALDPKLKQ from the coding sequence ATGTCTGTTGTGGATCCAGGCAGCGTTAACGCTGCACCCAAGCCGATGACCCCGTTACAGGAATTCTGGCACTACTTTAAGCGTAACAAAGGCGCGGTTATCGGCCTGGCTTACGTACTTCTGATGATTATTATTGCGGTGTTTGCCAATGTGCTGGCCCCGCATGCTCCCGCTGAACAGTTCCGCGATGCGTTGCTGCGTCCACCGGCCTGGCAGGAAGGCGGCAGCTGGCAGTATATTTTCGGCACGGATGACGTAGGCCGCGATGTGCTGTCGCGCCTGATGTACGGTGCCCGTCTGTCGCTGCTGGTCGGCTGTCTGGTGGTGGTACTGTCGCTCATCTTCGGGGTTATTTTTGGTCTGATAGCCGGTTATGTTGGCGGTGCCGTTGATGCCGCGATTATGCGTCTGGTCGATATCATGCTGGCGCTGCCAAGCCTGCTGCTGGCCCTGGTGCTGGTCGCGATCTTTGGCCCGTCAATTGTTAACGCCTCTATCGCACTGACCTTTGTCGCGCTGCCGCACTATATCCGTCTGACCCGTGCTGCGGTGCTGGTGGAGGTCACGCGCGACTACGTGACAGCCTCCCGCGTGGCCGGAGCGGGTGCGGTGCGTCAGATGTTCGTCAATATTTTACCAAACTGCCTGGCACCGCTGATCGTGCAGGCGTCTCTCGGTTTTTCCAACGCGATCCTCGATATGGCCGCGCTGGGTTTCCTGGGTATGGGTGCGCAGCCGCCAACGCCGGAGTGGGGCACGATGCTCTCCGACGTATTGCAGTTCGCGCAGAGTGCCTGGTGGGTGGTCACCTTCCCTGGTGTGGCTATTCTGCTGACGGTACTGGCTTTCAACCTGATGGGCGATGGTTTACGCGACGCTCTTGACCCGAAACTCAAACAGTAG
- the dppD gene encoding dipeptide ABC transporter ATP-binding protein, with translation MALLTVDKLSVHFGDEKAPFRAVDRISYQVEQGQVVGIVGESGSGKSVSSLAIMGLIDFPGKVMADNLVFNQRDLRRISEKERRQLVGSDVAMIFQDPMTSLNPCYTVGFQIMEAIKVHQGGNKRTRRQRAIDLLNQVGIPDAASRLDVYPHQLSGGMSQRVMIAMAIACRPKLLIADEPTTALDVTIQAQIIELLLDLQRQENMALILITHDLALVAEAAQHIIVMYAGQVVETGRAVDIFKAPRHPYTQALLRALPEFAAEKARLASLSGVVPGKYDRPEGCLLNPRCPYANDRCRSEEPPLRDIAGRQSKCHYPLDDAGRPTYEA, from the coding sequence ATGGCACTATTAACTGTAGATAAGCTTTCGGTGCATTTCGGTGACGAAAAAGCACCTTTCCGCGCCGTTGACCGCATCAGCTATCAGGTTGAGCAGGGTCAGGTGGTGGGAATTGTCGGTGAATCCGGCTCCGGTAAGTCCGTCAGCTCGCTGGCGATTATGGGGCTGATTGATTTCCCCGGCAAAGTGATGGCAGACAATCTGGTATTTAATCAGCGCGATCTGCGCCGCATCTCGGAGAAGGAGCGCCGCCAGCTGGTGGGTTCCGACGTCGCGATGATTTTCCAGGATCCCATGACCAGCCTCAATCCCTGCTACACCGTGGGCTTTCAGATTATGGAAGCGATCAAGGTGCATCAGGGCGGCAATAAACGTACCCGTCGCCAGCGCGCCATCGACCTGCTGAATCAGGTCGGAATACCTGATGCAGCCTCGCGGCTGGACGTCTATCCGCACCAGCTTTCCGGCGGTATGAGCCAGCGCGTGATGATCGCGATGGCGATTGCCTGTCGCCCTAAGCTGCTGATTGCCGATGAGCCAACCACCGCACTCGACGTCACTATTCAGGCGCAGATCATCGAGCTGCTGCTCGACCTGCAACGCCAGGAGAATATGGCCCTGATCCTGATTACTCACGATCTGGCGCTGGTGGCTGAAGCCGCGCAGCACATAATTGTGATGTATGCGGGCCAGGTGGTGGAAACCGGCCGCGCGGTAGATATCTTTAAGGCCCCGCGCCATCCTTATACCCAGGCACTGCTGCGTGCACTGCCGGAGTTCGCGGCGGAAAAAGCGCGACTGGCTTCGTTATCAGGCGTGGTGCCGGGTAAGTATGACCGTCCTGAAGGCTGTCTGCTGAATCCGCGTTGCCCGTATGCCAACGATCGCTGCCGCAGCGAAGAGCCGCCACTGCGTGATATTGCCGGGCGTCAGTCCAAATGTCATTACCCGCTGGATGATGCCGGGAGGCCAACATATGAAGCCTGA
- the dppF gene encoding dipeptide ABC transporter ATP-binding subunit DppF: MKPEHDKSTLLMQAIDLKKHYPVKKGLFGQERLVKALDGVSFDLERGKTLAVVGESGCGKSTLGRLLTMIETPTEGQLFYQGQDLLKHDPQAQKLRRQKIQIVFQNPYGSLNPRKKVSQILEEPLLINTDLTRAERREKTLEMMAKVGLKTEHYDRYPHMFSGGQRQRIAIARGLMLDPDVLIADEPVSALDVSVRAQVLNLMMDLQQDLGLSYVFISHDLSVVEHIADEVMVMYLGRCVEKGSKEEIFSNPRHPYTQALLSATPRLNPDERRERIKLTGELPSPLNPPPGCAFNARCRRQFGTCVQLQPQLKTFGGQQVACFAVEQDENSQA, encoded by the coding sequence ATGAAGCCTGAACACGATAAATCGACGCTGCTGATGCAGGCGATCGATCTGAAAAAACACTACCCGGTGAAGAAGGGCCTGTTTGGTCAGGAACGTCTGGTCAAAGCGCTGGACGGTGTCTCTTTCGATCTGGAGCGCGGCAAGACGCTGGCAGTGGTGGGGGAGTCCGGCTGCGGTAAATCAACGCTCGGCCGCCTGCTCACCATGATTGAAACGCCGACCGAAGGTCAGCTGTTCTATCAGGGGCAGGATCTGCTTAAACATGATCCACAGGCGCAGAAGCTGCGACGTCAGAAGATCCAGATTGTCTTCCAGAACCCGTACGGTTCCCTGAACCCGCGTAAAAAGGTCAGTCAGATTCTTGAAGAGCCGCTGCTGATTAACACCGACCTGACGCGTGCCGAGCGCCGCGAGAAAACGCTGGAGATGATGGCGAAAGTCGGGCTGAAAACCGAACACTACGACCGCTATCCGCATATGTTCTCAGGCGGGCAGCGTCAGCGTATCGCCATCGCACGCGGACTGATGCTGGATCCGGATGTGCTGATCGCCGATGAGCCGGTATCGGCTCTTGATGTATCGGTGCGTGCTCAGGTGCTGAACCTGATGATGGATTTACAGCAGGATCTCGGTCTCTCTTACGTGTTTATCTCCCATGACCTGTCGGTAGTGGAGCATATCGCCGATGAGGTGATGGTGATGTATCTGGGGCGCTGTGTGGAGAAGGGCAGCAAAGAGGAGATTTTTTCCAATCCGCGCCACCCTTATACGCAAGCGCTGCTGTCGGCGACACCACGCCTCAACCCGGATGAGCGTCGCGAGCGCATCAAACTGACCGGCGAGCTGCCCAGCCCGCTGAATCCACCGCCGGGCTGCGCGTTTAACGCTCGCTGTCGCCGCCAGTTTGGCACCTGCGTTCAGCTGCAACCGCAGTTGAAAACCTTTGGCGGGCAGCAGGTAGCCTGCTTTGCCGTCGAGCAGGATGAAAACAGTCAGGCCTGA
- the bcsO gene encoding cellulose biosynthesis protein BcsO, whose product MKSYDDLERFKQKTHTNHIEFKDMSEQVLNSDTTNWTVIKQLLNEGAGSVLNNSQLINRPAPQPVAADTFISSPGENVPVISQLAVQSFVPATPAASSRIGASLLDSISASLQPAAEPAPVDEPEVVVSKTQPAEAAPLRAMPMAQQTAVSGSSLLAQLSATPPAAAQQPAASEPPAVEPQPVFQAPPAQAAQPAVAHAFIPPRSPAAEAPATVSYKQLFSTAAASAPAALPKDMLLHPLLEKIASCR is encoded by the coding sequence ATGAAAAGCTATGATGACCTGGAGCGTTTTAAACAAAAAACGCACACAAACCACATTGAATTCAAAGACATGTCTGAGCAGGTGCTTAACTCAGACACCACCAACTGGACGGTAATTAAACAGTTGCTGAATGAGGGCGCAGGGTCGGTTCTGAATAATAGCCAGCTAATTAACCGGCCTGCTCCCCAGCCTGTTGCGGCGGATACTTTCATATCCTCTCCAGGGGAAAATGTGCCTGTAATATCCCAGCTGGCAGTACAATCTTTTGTACCCGCCACGCCAGCCGCGTCCAGCCGTATTGGTGCATCGCTGCTCGACAGCATTTCTGCCTCGTTACAGCCCGCCGCAGAGCCAGCGCCCGTGGACGAGCCGGAGGTCGTGGTGAGCAAGACTCAGCCTGCGGAAGCCGCGCCACTGCGCGCGATGCCGATGGCACAGCAAACAGCGGTATCGGGTAGCTCGCTGTTAGCACAGCTGAGTGCCACCCCCCCTGCAGCGGCTCAACAGCCAGCCGCCAGCGAGCCGCCAGCTGTTGAGCCGCAGCCTGTGTTCCAGGCACCGCCAGCACAGGCGGCGCAGCCCGCAGTCGCTCACGCCTTTATTCCGCCACGTTCGCCTGCCGCAGAAGCGCCTGCGACTGTGAGCTATAAACAGTTATTTAGTACGGCAGCTGCATCGGCACCCGCAGCGCTTCCGAAAGATATGTTGTTACATCCCCTGTTGGAGAAAATTGCCTCATGCCGTTAG
- the bcsQ gene encoding cellulose biosynthesis protein BcsQ has translation MPLVCVCSPKGGVGKTTMAANLAHALARGGSKVLAIDFDVQNALRLHFGVPLADSRGFVARSAESSDWSQSILTTGGNIFVLPYGDVTEEQRVEFEENLTKDPNFLTRGLHTVLNYPGLVIIADFPPGPGPALKAMAALADMHLVVMLADTASLSLLPQIENEKMIGGPLNHRLGHYFVLNQSDNRRNISRDVTAFMQQRLGDRLLGVVNRDESVAEANASQQSIFDFSPVSAAAFDIELIGKRLTALLDIKVGDGEMHAPLKSR, from the coding sequence ATGCCGTTAGTTTGTGTCTGCTCCCCTAAAGGCGGGGTGGGTAAAACCACCATGGCAGCCAATCTTGCTCACGCCCTTGCACGCGGTGGCAGTAAGGTTCTGGCGATCGATTTTGATGTGCAAAATGCCCTGCGTCTTCACTTTGGCGTGCCGCTGGCTGACAGCCGTGGTTTTGTGGCGAGATCGGCTGAGTCCTCTGACTGGAGCCAGTCAATCCTTACCACCGGCGGCAATATCTTCGTGCTGCCTTATGGTGATGTCACGGAAGAGCAGCGCGTTGAATTTGAAGAAAACCTCACCAAAGATCCCAACTTCCTGACCCGCGGCCTGCACACGGTGCTTAACTACCCGGGGCTGGTGATTATTGCTGATTTCCCGCCCGGCCCAGGCCCGGCTCTTAAAGCTATGGCCGCTCTGGCCGATATGCATTTAGTGGTTATGCTGGCAGATACCGCTTCACTGTCTCTGTTGCCACAGATTGAAAATGAAAAAATGATTGGTGGCCCACTGAATCATCGTTTAGGCCACTATTTCGTTCTGAATCAGAGTGATAACCGCCGCAACATCAGTCGTGATGTCACCGCTTTTATGCAGCAGCGCCTGGGTGACAGGCTGCTGGGTGTGGTCAACCGCGATGAAAGCGTGGCGGAAGCGAATGCTTCCCAGCAGTCGATCTTTGATTTTAGCCCGGTCTCCGCGGCGGCATTTGATATTGAGCTGATTGGAAAACGCCTGACGGCGCTGCTTGATATCAAAGTCGGTGACGGAGAAATGCATGCTCCGCTAAAGTCCCGTTAA